The segment GGTTCCAGGCGATGACCGGGCCATGTTCCTTCTGCAGCGGGGCAAGCGCGAAATCGTCCACCGTGGCATGCGCGTCGGTCAGGTGCACGTTGACCGCCTTGCCCCAATCCAGCGCGAGCTGGCCGCCGGCATCGAGCCGTCCCTGGGTGACCGGCGTGCGCAGGTCGGGCGCGGCGATCGCCTGCAACGGCGCCACCGCCACCTGCTTGAGGCCGACCGCCCCCTTGAGCTGGCCGGCGGCCAGATCCAGCGTGCCCTTGGCGGTGATGGCGCCACCGCCCAGTCCGGCAGCCAGGTTCAGCGTGCCGGCGGGGGCCTGCAGCAGGCTGAGGCCGTGCAGGGCGCCACGCAGGCTGACCAGGTCCAGCGTCTGCTGCGTGGCGTTGGTGTAGTGCACCGCGCTGTCGGTCAGGAACAGCCCGTCGATGCGCAGGTCGGTGGGTGCGGCCGGCGGCTGGCCGGCGGGGGCAGGGCTGCCGGCGGTCAGCGCATCGAAATTGCTATGGCCGTCGGCCCCCTGCCGGTAGCTCAGCGCGGCGTGGTCCAGCATCACGGTGCCGAGGTGGTAGCGCGAGACCAGCGGCTGTACGTCGACCAGTTGCGCGCCGCCGTGGCCGAGCTCGAGGATCGGCGCCCCCTGGCGCGTCGCCAGTGCGAAGCCGTCCAGCTGCAGATGGCCGGTGAGCTTGAGCTGCGGGGTCGGCTGGCTCTGCACGAAGTGCAGGTCCAGTACGCCTGAGAGCAGGCCCTTCGGGATCGCCACCGGCAGCGCGGCCGGCGGCACATAGGCGAGGTAACGCGGCAGATCCAGTTTGTCGAACTGGACATGCATGATCGATTCGCGCGAGTCCGCGAACGGCTTGGTCTGTCCGTCGATGCGCAGCGGACTGCCGTCCACCCGCATCGCCAGCAGCGGCTGCACGTAGATGTCGGTGTCGCTGGGCAGGTTGGCCAGGAACGGGATACCGACGTCGAGCTGGTCGACCCGGTGGGTCGCCTTGGCGAGCTGGTCGTCGAAGCGGATGTCGCCGTTCTTCACCTCGATGTTGGCCAGCGCGAAACGCGCCGGCGGCGAGGGCGGGGCGCCCGGTTTGGCCGCGTAGCGGTCGATCAGGTCGGAGAAGTTGAAGCGGCCGTCCGCGCCGCGGGTGAGCTGGATCTGCGGGTGCTCCAGGCGCAGGGCGTCGAGCACCGGCGCCATGCGGAACAGCGAGGTCCACGAGGCGTTGATCACCGCCTGGTCCACGTCGACGAAGGCGGCCTTGCCGTCGCGGCCGCCGATGTGCAGATGGTCGAGCTGCAGGCGCAGGGTGAACGGGTTGAAGTGCACCTTGCCCAGCGTCACCGGGCGGGACAGCGCCGCGCTGGCGCGTTTCTCGATCTGCCCGCGCAGGATAGGCGGTGCGGCGAAGAAGCCGAGCAGGCCGAACAGCACCAGCAGCCCGGCGACGATCGCCAGCGTGCGGCGGGTGCGCCGGGAACGCCCCAGCTCGCGGGCGCGGTCGAGCGCGCGGGCGGCGCGGGGATCTTCCAGCAGACGTCGGACGCGCATCGACAGCACTCCCTGGGCGCCGGCCAAGTGCCGGCCGCGGGTGGTGGTTCCGTTGCCCCTGCGGACCCGTACGGAAGTGTACGAAGAAGCCCCGCGTACGCACAGGTGCGGCGGGGCGAAAGTTCCAGCGGATCAGGTGCGGAGCCGACCGCGCGAGGCGGCCGGCGGATCAGCCCGGCGGCCTCAGTTCCAGCTGCAGACGACCTTGCCGCAGTGGCCTTCGGCCATCAGGTCGAAGCCGCGCTGGAAGTCGTCGATGGCGATCTGGTGGGTGAGCACCTTCTGCAGCGGGAAGCCGGTGAGCACCATCTGCGTCATCTTGTACCAGGTCTCGTACATCTTGCGGCCGTAGATGCCCTGCAGGGTGAGGCCCTTGAAGATCACCTTGTCCCAGTCGATGCCGGCACCGCGCGGCATGATGCCGAGCATGGCGATCTTGCCGCCGTGGTACATCACCTCGAGCATGTCGTTGAACGCGCGCGGATTGCCGCTCATCTCCAGGCCCACGTCGAAGCCCTGGATGTGCAGGTCCTTCACCACGTCGCGCAGCGACTGGTTGGCCACGTTCACCACGCGGGTGGCGCCCATGTCGGCGGCCAGCTTCAGGCGGTAGTCGTTGACGTCGGTGACCACCACGTTGCGCGCGCCCACGTGCTTGGCGATGCCGGCGGCGATGATGCCGATCGGGCCGGCACCGGTGATCAGCACGTCCTCGCCGATCAGGTCGAACTCCAGCGCGCAGTGCGCGGCGTTGCCGTAGGGATCGAAGAACGCCGCCAGCTCGGACGGGATCTGGTCCGGGATCGGCCACAGGTTGCTGGCCGGCATGGTCATGTACTCGGCGAACGCACCGTTGCGGTTGACGCCGATGCCCACCGTGTTCGGGCACAGGTGCTGGCGACCGGCGCGGCAGTTGCGGCAGTGGCCGCAGACGATGTGGCCCTCGGCCGAGACGCGGTCGCCGATCTGGTAGCCGGTCACGCCCGGGCCGATCTCCACGATGCGGCCGACGAACTCGTGGCCGATGGTCAGGCCCGGCTTGATCGTGCGCTGGCTCCACTCGTCCCACTTGTAGATGTGCAGGTCGGTGCCGCAGATCGCGGTCTTCTCCAGCTTGATCAGCACCTCGTTCGGGCCGACCTCGGGCACCGGCACTTCTTCCATCCAGATGCCGGGTTCGGCATGGCGCTTGACCAGGGCTTTCATCGTCTGAGGCATGGGGACATCCGTGGGTGGGGTGACGCGGCCGGTAGCCGCGGAATCAGCCGACGATTATACGGGCCGTGCGCCACGCGCCGCTTCGGCAGCGCAGCATGCGGCGGCTCAGTTCAGCCGCTGGTAGAGCCGTACGAAGTCCACCGGGCGCTGCAGCGACGGCAGCTGCCAGCGCTGGTGCAGCACCAGATGCCGGCCGTCGGCACCGAGCGCCCAGTCCTGGGTGAGCTGTGAGCCATCGGCATAGCGCATCTCCACATGCACCCCGGCGTCGTCGCGGAAGCTGCGGATCAGCGCGCTGCCGTTGAATCCCTGCTGCGCCGGATGGCCAAAGCGCAGGTCGAGCCGGGTGCCGGAGTCCAGCTGCAACTGCAGGGTGCGGGCGTCCTCCTGCACGATCAGTACGCCGTCGTCGTCCAGCCAGGGCGGTGTGGCGTAGTGCGCCGGGGCCGCCGCGGTGTGCTCGGAGGGGGCGTCGCTTCCGTGGTGGCGGCCGCCGTGGTGTCCGCCGCCCATGCCACCTTCGTGGCCGCCGAAGCCGCCACCGCCCATCCCGCCACCATGCCCGCCGAAGCCTCCGCCCCCCATGCCGCCGCGGCGTGCGCCGGAGCCATCGGCCGGGCGTTCGCCGGTGCCGGGCGTGCCCGGCGGGTGCGGCAGCTGCGGCGACTGTTCGCGCATCGCCTCGTGCCGCAGCAGGGCCTCCACCACCGTCGGAGTGTTGCTGGCGCCATCGTCCAGTCGCCAGATGCCGCTCAGGTCTGCCGGGTCCGGCGGGGCCGCGCGCAGGATCGGTGAAGCACCGCACAGCAGGGCCAGGGCAAGCGCCGGGGCATGGCGAAGGGACAGTCGTGACATCGGCGTGGCCTGTACGCGGGGGCGGGGTGCGCAGGCAACGTGCGGAGCGCCGATGCGGTTGACCCGGCCCGCCCGGCGGCGGCTGTCTCTACACTTGCCGGATGACTACCGATGCGCGACCGCTCGCGATCTTTCTGATGGGCCCGACCGCGTCGGGCAAGACCGCGCTCGCCTGCGCGCTGGCCGACCGTTTTCCGGTCGCGCTGGTCAGCGTGGACTCGGCGCTGGTCTACCGCGGCCTGGACATCGGCAGCGCCAAGCCGGATGCCGCCACGCTGGCGCGTTATCCGCATGCGCTGGTCGACATCCGCGACCCGGCCGAACCGTATTCGGCGGCGGACTTCCGCGCCGACGCGCTGGAGGCGATGCGCGCGATCACCGACGCCGGCCGGGTCCCGCTGCTGGTCGGCGGCACCGGACTGTATTTCCGCGCCCTGCAGCAGGGACTGTCGTCGCTGCCGGAGGCAGACGCGGAGATCCGAGCGCAGATCAGCGCCGAGGCCGCCGAAATCGGCTGGCCCGAGCTGCACGCCCGGCTCACCGGGCAGGACCCGGTCGCCGCCGCGCGCATCGGCATCCACGATGCCCAGCGCATCCAGCGCGCGCTGGAGGTGATCGCGCTCACCGGCCGGCCGATCTCCGAGCTGCAGGGCAGCCAGCGGCGCGAGCCGTTCCCGTGGCGGGTGCTGAAGCTGGCCCTGCTGCCGGCCGACCGGGCACCGCTGCACGCCCGCATCGCCGAGCGCTTCGACGCCATGCTGGCCGCCGGCTTCCTCGACGAAGTGCGCGCGCTCAAGGGCCGCGGCGACCTGCATGCCGACCTGCCGGCGATCCGCGCGGTGGGCTACCGGCAGGCCTGGCAGCACCTGGACGGCGCATTCGACGCCGCCGAGCTGCGCAACCGCGGCATCTACGCCACCCGCCAGCTGGCCAAGCGGCAGATCACCTGGCTGCGCAGCGAGCTGGATGCCCGCGTGCTCGACCCGGAGCGCGAAGGCCTGACCGGCCGCGCCGTCGACGCACTGGAGCTGTTCCTCGGACATGCCGGTTAAATGCCTGATGTGACAGCCATCGCGATCCGCGATCCGGCGTGTCGCGGCGCTTTCGCCCCCGATTTAAAAGCGGTTAAGATCCATCGCACTTGGTCCGGAGCGGGCATAACCCGCTTTTTTTGTCCGGACCGCCGCATCAGACGGGGGAGAACCAGAACAATGTCCAAGGGGCAGTCTTTGCAGGATCCTTTTCTCAACGCCCTGCGCCGCGAGCGCATCCCGGTGTCCATCTACCTGGTGAACGGCATCAAGCTGCAGGGCACGGTCGAGTCCTTCGACCAGTTCGTCGTGCTGCTGCGCAACCAGGTCAGCCAGATGGTCTACAAGCACGCCATCTCCACCGTGGTGCCCAGCCGCAACGTGCGGGTGGGCAATGGCCATGACGGCCAGTCCGAGACGCCTGCCACGGCAGCCGACGCCGAGGCCTGAACCCATGCGGGCGGCCGTGACGCGGCCGCCCGCTTGATCGCGCCGGCGTCG is part of the Dyella thiooxydans genome and harbors:
- the miaA gene encoding tRNA (adenosine(37)-N6)-dimethylallyltransferase MiaA; this encodes MTTDARPLAIFLMGPTASGKTALACALADRFPVALVSVDSALVYRGLDIGSAKPDAATLARYPHALVDIRDPAEPYSAADFRADALEAMRAITDAGRVPLLVGGTGLYFRALQQGLSSLPEADAEIRAQISAEAAEIGWPELHARLTGQDPVAAARIGIHDAQRIQRALEVIALTGRPISELQGSQRREPFPWRVLKLALLPADRAPLHARIAERFDAMLAAGFLDEVRALKGRGDLHADLPAIRAVGYRQAWQHLDGAFDAAELRNRGIYATRQLAKRQITWLRSELDARVLDPEREGLTGRAVDALELFLGHAG
- the tdh gene encoding L-threonine 3-dehydrogenase; protein product: MPQTMKALVKRHAEPGIWMEEVPVPEVGPNEVLIKLEKTAICGTDLHIYKWDEWSQRTIKPGLTIGHEFVGRIVEIGPGVTGYQIGDRVSAEGHIVCGHCRNCRAGRQHLCPNTVGIGVNRNGAFAEYMTMPASNLWPIPDQIPSELAAFFDPYGNAAHCALEFDLIGEDVLITGAGPIGIIAAGIAKHVGARNVVVTDVNDYRLKLAADMGATRVVNVANQSLRDVVKDLHIQGFDVGLEMSGNPRAFNDMLEVMYHGGKIAMLGIMPRGAGIDWDKVIFKGLTLQGIYGRKMYETWYKMTQMVLTGFPLQKVLTHQIAIDDFQRGFDLMAEGHCGKVVCSWN
- the hfq gene encoding RNA chaperone Hfq produces the protein MSKGQSLQDPFLNALRRERIPVSIYLVNGIKLQGTVESFDQFVVLLRNQVSQMVYKHAISTVVPSRNVRVGNGHDGQSETPATAADAEA